A part of Bacillota bacterium genomic DNA contains:
- a CDS encoding sigma 54-interacting transcriptional regulator produces MPSHVLVDPERCTQCGKCVAGCPSGAMSCASGHAPAVDASKCDGCGECFRLCPERALVLGGGAEGVLWLLAAGGRAAQAADGAFVSALPGLERGTLVRAAREMLGRGRHAHQAPSPATGGQGEGEEGAKDCRESEAPTLCVSHTRRRGGSGAGYPAVVAYSVEMGRVLQLAAKVAPVNTTVLILGESGVGKEVVARFIHMSGPRRNGPFVNINCGAIPGSLLESELFGYEAGAFTGARREGKPGMIEMAAGGTLFLDEISELPTDLQVKLLQVIQERKLVRVGGVKPLNVDIRIIAATNRDLAAMVARGEFRADLFYRLNVVPITIPPLRERPDDVIPLIYHFLDRYNSAHGYKKVISEDAREVLTRYSWPGNVRELENLIERLVVTVEGDEITVRDLPKAILEEGGVSQPHVVVGGIMPLRQAVEEVERQLIQRALAENRSTYSIAKLLGVNQSTVVRKIKKYAATRGATAPSAKAR; encoded by the coding sequence ATGCCGTCGCATGTCCTGGTTGATCCCGAACGGTGCACGCAGTGCGGCAAGTGCGTGGCGGGATGTCCGTCCGGGGCGATGTCCTGCGCGAGCGGGCATGCGCCCGCCGTGGATGCGTCCAAGTGTGACGGGTGCGGAGAGTGCTTCAGGCTGTGCCCTGAGCGCGCTCTAGTGTTGGGTGGGGGCGCGGAAGGCGTGCTGTGGCTGCTCGCGGCGGGTGGCCGCGCGGCGCAGGCGGCCGACGGCGCCTTCGTCTCGGCGTTGCCGGGGCTCGAGCGAGGTACGCTGGTCCGGGCGGCCCGCGAGATGCTTGGGCGAGGTCGTCACGCGCATCAGGCTCCCTCGCCTGCCACGGGCGGGCAGGGCGAGGGCGAAGAGGGCGCGAAGGACTGTCGCGAGAGCGAGGCCCCGACTCTGTGCGTCAGTCATACTCGCCGCCGGGGCGGTTCGGGAGCTGGATATCCAGCGGTGGTGGCGTACAGCGTGGAGATGGGGCGTGTCCTGCAGCTGGCCGCGAAGGTGGCCCCGGTGAACACCACCGTCCTTATCCTTGGGGAATCCGGCGTTGGCAAGGAGGTCGTGGCGCGATTCATTCACATGAGCGGGCCGCGCCGGAACGGCCCGTTCGTCAACATCAATTGCGGCGCCATTCCGGGGTCCCTACTGGAGTCCGAGCTCTTCGGGTACGAGGCAGGTGCGTTCACCGGCGCGAGGCGCGAGGGCAAGCCCGGGATGATCGAGATGGCCGCCGGGGGAACGCTGTTCCTCGACGAGATATCGGAGCTTCCCACCGACCTCCAGGTGAAGCTGTTGCAGGTCATCCAGGAGCGAAAGCTCGTGCGGGTGGGCGGGGTGAAGCCCCTGAACGTGGACATCCGCATAATCGCAGCGACCAATCGCGACCTCGCGGCCATGGTGGCGAGGGGGGAGTTCCGCGCGGACCTCTTCTACCGGCTGAACGTCGTCCCCATCACCATTCCGCCCCTGCGCGAGCGGCCTGACGACGTGATCCCCCTTATCTACCATTTCCTTGACAGGTATAACAGCGCCCATGGCTACAAGAAGGTCATCAGCGAGGACGCGCGCGAGGTCTTGACGCGATACTCGTGGCCTGGGAACGTTAGGGAGCTCGAGAACCTCATCGAACGGTTGGTGGTTACCGTCGAGGGCGATGAGATCACCGTGAGGGATCTGCCCAAGGCGATCCTTGAGGAAGGCGGGGTGAGCCAGCCGCACGTGGTGGTGGGCGGGATCATGCCGCTCCGCCAGGCCGTGGAGGAAGTCGAGAGGCAGCTCATCCAGCGCGCGCTCGCTGAGAACAGGAGCACGTACAGCATAGCCAAGCTTCTCGGAGTCAATCAATCCACCGTGGTGCGGAAGATAAAGAAATACGCCGCAACGCGCGGCGCGACCGCTCCTTCGGCCAAGGCGCGATAA
- the speB gene encoding agmatinase, with translation MSILVEKRDGFLGARTDYDRADIVILGLPMDFTTSWRPGARGGPAKIREVSFSLEEYSPSQGRTLASVRAADIGDVSLPLGNTEKSLDAIGQVVERIVEDGKIPFALGGEHLVTLPCVRAVAGAHGDLVVVHLDAHADLRDEFAGQKLSHATVLRRVAEIVGVDNLYQVGIRSGAAEEFAPGRWGPHRIAGPVPAAVRAVLEQLGDRPCYVTLDIDVVDPAFAPGTGTPEPGGCSSSEILDAAELLARANVVGFDLVEVAPPWDFSDITSLLAAKIVREMLLGVSARLASATRAPGRTGPSDSGELP, from the coding sequence ATGAGTATCCTCGTGGAAAAGAGAGACGGATTCCTCGGGGCGCGCACTGACTACGATCGCGCCGATATCGTAATCCTGGGGCTTCCCATGGACTTTACTACGAGCTGGCGGCCTGGTGCGCGCGGCGGACCCGCCAAGATACGCGAGGTTTCGTTCTCCCTCGAGGAGTACAGCCCCAGCCAGGGGCGAACCCTTGCGTCGGTGAGGGCTGCTGACATCGGCGACGTATCCCTCCCGCTCGGCAATACCGAGAAGAGCCTCGACGCCATCGGACAGGTCGTGGAAAGGATCGTCGAAGACGGCAAGATCCCATTTGCGCTCGGAGGCGAGCATCTCGTGACCCTTCCGTGCGTGCGGGCTGTCGCCGGGGCGCACGGGGATCTTGTCGTCGTCCACCTCGACGCCCATGCTGACCTCCGAGACGAGTTCGCTGGGCAGAAGCTCTCCCACGCCACGGTCCTGAGAAGGGTTGCGGAGATCGTCGGGGTGGACAACCTTTACCAGGTCGGCATCAGATCAGGGGCGGCCGAGGAGTTTGCGCCCGGTCGCTGGGGTCCGCACAGGATCGCTGGACCCGTGCCTGCGGCCGTGCGAGCTGTGCTGGAGCAGTTAGGGGACCGGCCGTGCTACGTGACGCTCGACATCGACGTGGTTGACCCCGCTTTCGCGCCGGGAACGGGCACGCCAGAGCCGGGCGGATGTTCCTCGTCTGAGATCCTCGATGCCGCAGAGCTTCTCGCGCGCGCGAATGTCGTAGGTTTCGACCTTGTAGAGGTCGCGCCGCCGTGGGATTTCTCCGACATCACCTCGCTCCTTGCCGCCAAGATCGTGCGGGAGATGCTCCTTGGAGTAAGCGCCCGTCTTGCCTCCGCGACACGGGCCCCCGGTCGGACAGGCCCTAGTGACAGCGGGGAATTGCCATAG
- a CDS encoding ABC transporter ATP-binding protein, with amino-acid sequence MKDFFVRYKSRYTLGVLFLVAVDALQLVVPRILGRVTDEVRAGKLDASGLARYVGLIVGIAVLVGVGRYFWRMYIMGTARLIDYTLRNKFFGHLETLSASFFNNHKTGDLMAHATNDIHAVRHALAQGVVMSVDAAFLTIATVAILVRTIDLRLVALGLAPLPFVALVVTHFSRVIHLRFLTVQKTFADLTDRTQENLSGIRVVKAFVQEESEVGKFTEVAQRVVDANMHLVRIWGLFWPLVQFIAGLGFVVVLGYGGRLVISGDISLGDFVAFGGYLGMATWPMMAIGWVVNTLQRGMASMDRLNVIFSTRPEVEDSTDLAPVSRLEGEIEFRGLLFAYPGQDRPALRNIDLRIPAGRTLGILGRTGSGKTTLVSLLLRLYNPGPGQLLMDGVDINKIPLAVLRRDIGYVPQDNFLFSSSVRENIGFASDDFSPEEIEKAAEIAGVADDVRGFPEGFGTIVGERGVTLSGGQKQRIAIARAIVKNPRILILDDCFSAVDTETEERILKSLRGIMRQRTTILISHRISTLKEADEIIVLDDGEIVEQGDHESLVAAGGIYADIYERQLLEEELTSTEET; translated from the coding sequence CTGAAAGACTTCTTTGTACGCTACAAGTCCAGGTATACCCTGGGCGTTCTTTTCCTGGTGGCGGTCGATGCCCTGCAGCTTGTGGTTCCGCGCATCCTCGGGAGGGTGACGGACGAGGTCCGCGCTGGCAAGCTCGACGCGAGCGGCCTTGCGCGTTACGTCGGCCTCATCGTGGGCATCGCCGTGCTGGTTGGGGTGGGCAGATACTTCTGGCGGATGTACATAATGGGCACCGCTCGCCTCATCGACTACACGCTGAGGAACAAGTTCTTTGGACACCTGGAGACCCTCTCCGCGAGTTTCTTCAACAACCACAAGACCGGCGATTTAATGGCGCACGCGACCAACGATATCCATGCCGTGAGGCACGCTCTGGCGCAAGGCGTGGTCATGTCGGTGGACGCGGCCTTCCTCACGATCGCCACTGTCGCCATCCTTGTACGCACCATAGACCTGCGGTTGGTGGCACTCGGGCTGGCGCCTCTTCCGTTCGTTGCCCTGGTCGTGACCCATTTCTCACGTGTCATACATCTGAGATTCCTAACTGTCCAGAAGACGTTCGCGGACCTCACCGACCGAACCCAGGAGAATCTGAGCGGCATACGGGTGGTCAAGGCGTTCGTGCAGGAAGAGTCGGAGGTGGGAAAGTTCACCGAGGTCGCCCAGCGCGTGGTCGACGCCAACATGCACCTCGTCAGGATCTGGGGCCTCTTCTGGCCGCTGGTCCAGTTCATCGCGGGCTTGGGTTTCGTGGTGGTTCTCGGATACGGCGGCAGGCTCGTGATCTCCGGCGATATCAGCCTGGGGGACTTCGTGGCCTTCGGGGGCTACCTCGGTATGGCTACCTGGCCCATGATGGCCATCGGATGGGTCGTCAACACTCTGCAAAGAGGCATGGCCTCCATGGACAGGTTGAACGTGATATTCTCCACGAGGCCGGAGGTTGAGGATTCAACGGATCTCGCCCCCGTAAGCCGGCTTGAGGGAGAGATCGAGTTTCGGGGTCTCCTGTTCGCCTATCCTGGCCAGGACCGTCCGGCTCTCCGCAACATCGACCTCAGGATCCCTGCTGGGCGCACCCTGGGGATACTAGGCAGGACCGGAAGCGGGAAGACAACCCTTGTCAGCCTTCTCTTGCGCCTCTACAATCCCGGCCCGGGCCAGCTTCTCATGGACGGCGTCGACATCAACAAGATCCCCCTCGCCGTCTTACGCCGCGACATCGGGTACGTTCCGCAGGACAACTTCCTGTTCTCGTCGTCTGTCCGGGAGAACATCGGCTTTGCCTCTGACGATTTCTCACCCGAGGAGATCGAGAAGGCAGCCGAGATCGCGGGCGTGGCGGACGACGTGCGCGGGTTCCCCGAGGGGTTTGGCACGATAGTGGGCGAGCGCGGGGTAACGCTGTCCGGCGGACAGAAGCAGAGGATCGCGATAGCGAGGGCGATTGTGAAGAATCCAAGGATACTCATCCTTGACGACTGCTTCTCCGCTGTGGACACGGAGACAGAGGAGAGGATCCTGAAGTCGCTACGAGGCATCATGCGACAACGGACGACCATTCTCATATCCCACAGGATATCCACCCTGAAAGAGGCGGACGAGATTATCGTGCTGGATGACGGCGAGATCGTAGAGCAGGGCGACCACGAGTCCCTTGTGGCCGCCGGGGGCATTTACGCCGACATCTACGAGCGCCAGCTGCTCGAAGAAGAGCTAACCTCCACTGAGGAGACGTGA
- the nuoE gene encoding NADH-quinone oxidoreductase subunit NuoE: MACEECTCFGGVSEEQKAKVREIIEHYRGRPGVLIQVLHEAQQVVGYLPREIQTMVAEGLGVPLSEVYSVVTFYALFSLKPKGRHQISVCKGTACYVRGAEDILKKLEQDLGIRAKDTTSDGKFSMEVVRCMGACGLGPVVRVDDDIYARMKPDKLKDILAKYD, from the coding sequence ATGGCGTGTGAAGAGTGCACATGTTTCGGCGGAGTGTCCGAGGAGCAGAAGGCCAAGGTGAGAGAGATCATCGAGCACTATCGGGGAAGGCCCGGCGTGCTCATCCAGGTTCTTCACGAGGCGCAGCAGGTCGTCGGGTACCTGCCCAGGGAGATCCAGACCATGGTGGCGGAGGGGCTCGGTGTTCCGTTGAGCGAGGTGTACAGCGTGGTTACGTTCTACGCGCTCTTCTCGCTCAAACCCAAAGGGCGGCATCAGATCAGCGTGTGCAAGGGCACAGCCTGCTACGTGAGGGGCGCTGAAGACATCCTGAAGAAGCTGGAGCAAGACCTGGGCATCCGGGCCAAGGACACCACGAGCGACGGCAAGTTCTCCATGGAGGTTGTCCGTTGCATGGGCGCGTGCGGCCTCGGCCCGGTGGTGAGGGTCGATGACGACATCTATGCGCGGATGAAGCCGGATAAGCTCAAAGACATCCTTGCCAAATACGACTAG
- a CDS encoding ABC transporter ATP-binding protein: MPGIQEEEAIGKAYDARLMRRLLRYAAPYRKHLVVCVILLFVITLTDLAQPYLTKIAIDDHINALGAPMLAFSPGQEPFPGVAIRGMVFVREKWLPKSFPRHDGEGDPTSGCPARIEFADGRYFLVMGDPSSESEAATRDELTPEEVRAFKARDAAGVLKLALALLGAMILGFVLNYAQVYILQYTGQKIIFNMRVEIFRHLQELSLSFFDKNPVGRLVTRVTNDTEALNEMYTSVLVNLFKDLFLLVGIIVVMLRMNLELALVSLSTVPIIIGVTVLFRAKAREAYRLVRTRLARINATLAENISGMRIIQIFGRERKKYEEFDSINRDYLAANMRELQVYAIFRPAMDLVSSLALALLVWYGGGRVLAGRLEFGVLYAFINYVQQFFRPIEDLTDKYNIMQSAMAASERIFMLLDTDAREPDPAKPASLGRPRGSIEFQNVWFAYNGEDWVLKDVSFKVEPGETCAFVGATGAGKTSIISLIGRMYEISRGRILIDGVDIRDIPRRELRRYIGVVQQDVFLFTGDIESNIRLNNTEISESDVQEAARHVNADAFIRRLPGGYRAEVKERGVTLSAGQRQLLAFARALAFDPAILVLDEATANIDTETEALIQDALARLVRGRTTLVVAHRLSTIQNADKIVVIHKGRVREIGTHQELLAKRGIYYQLYLLQYKEELSRAAAVGIGGRQQGDS, translated from the coding sequence ATGCCAGGCATCCAGGAAGAAGAGGCTATTGGGAAAGCATACGACGCGAGGTTGATGAGGCGCCTGCTCAGGTACGCGGCCCCGTACAGGAAGCATCTGGTCGTGTGCGTGATCCTCCTCTTCGTCATCACCCTAACGGACCTCGCGCAACCTTACTTGACCAAGATAGCCATCGACGACCACATCAACGCGTTGGGCGCGCCCATGCTCGCTTTCTCGCCCGGCCAGGAGCCGTTCCCAGGCGTCGCCATACGCGGCATGGTGTTCGTGCGCGAGAAGTGGCTTCCGAAGAGCTTTCCGCGCCACGACGGCGAGGGAGACCCAACGTCCGGCTGTCCCGCGCGGATCGAGTTTGCGGACGGGCGGTATTTCCTCGTCATGGGCGATCCCTCGAGCGAGAGCGAGGCCGCAACCAGGGACGAGCTTACGCCCGAAGAGGTGCGTGCGTTCAAGGCGCGGGACGCAGCAGGTGTGTTGAAGCTCGCCCTCGCTCTCCTTGGCGCGATGATCCTCGGGTTCGTCCTGAACTACGCGCAGGTCTACATCCTCCAATACACCGGACAGAAGATCATCTTCAACATGCGGGTGGAGATATTCCGCCATCTACAGGAGCTTTCGCTGTCGTTCTTCGACAAGAACCCCGTCGGCCGACTAGTCACGAGGGTCACCAACGACACTGAGGCCCTGAACGAGATGTACACGTCGGTGCTGGTGAACTTGTTCAAAGACCTGTTCTTGCTTGTGGGCATCATCGTTGTGATGCTCAGGATGAACCTCGAGCTTGCGCTCGTAAGCCTTTCGACCGTCCCGATCATCATCGGGGTTACGGTGCTCTTCCGCGCGAAGGCCCGCGAGGCATACCGGCTCGTACGCACGAGGCTCGCCCGGATCAACGCGACGCTCGCCGAAAACATCTCCGGGATGAGGATCATCCAGATATTCGGGCGCGAAAGGAAGAAATATGAGGAGTTCGACTCGATAAACAGGGATTACCTCGCGGCCAACATGCGCGAACTCCAGGTGTACGCCATCTTTAGGCCCGCTATGGACCTCGTGTCATCCCTGGCGCTGGCGCTGCTTGTATGGTACGGAGGCGGCCGGGTGCTCGCTGGAAGGCTCGAGTTCGGGGTGTTGTATGCGTTCATTAACTACGTCCAACAGTTCTTCCGGCCTATCGAAGATCTGACGGACAAGTACAACATTATGCAGTCAGCCATGGCCGCATCGGAGAGGATATTCATGCTCCTCGACACTGACGCGCGGGAGCCTGATCCGGCGAAGCCCGCGTCGCTGGGGCGGCCGCGTGGAAGCATAGAGTTCCAGAACGTATGGTTCGCGTACAACGGCGAGGACTGGGTCTTGAAGGACGTGAGCTTCAAGGTCGAGCCGGGCGAGACTTGCGCCTTCGTGGGCGCCACGGGGGCGGGCAAGACATCCATCATCAGCCTGATAGGCAGGATGTATGAAATCTCGCGCGGGAGGATCCTTATAGATGGCGTTGACATCCGGGACATCCCCAGGCGTGAGCTTCGCCGCTACATCGGGGTGGTGCAGCAGGATGTGTTCCTCTTCACGGGGGACATCGAGAGCAACATTAGGCTCAACAACACTGAGATCAGCGAGAGTGACGTGCAGGAGGCCGCGAGGCACGTGAACGCCGACGCGTTCATAAGGCGGCTGCCCGGCGGGTATCGCGCCGAAGTGAAAGAGCGGGGGGTGACCCTGTCGGCGGGCCAGCGGCAACTCCTCGCATTCGCCAGGGCTCTCGCATTCGACCCTGCCATCCTGGTGCTCGACGAGGCTACGGCGAACATCGACACGGAGACAGAGGCGCTTATCCAGGATGCCCTCGCCAGGCTCGTGCGTGGCAGGACGACGTTGGTGGTGGCCCACAGGCTGTCAACTATCCAAAATGCTGACAAGATAGTCGTGATCCACAAGGGCAGGGTGCGTGAGATCGGCACACACCAGGAGCTTCTCGCGAAGAGGGGCATTTACTACCAGCTGTATCTCCTTCAGTACAAAGAGGAGCTCAGCCGGGCAGCGGCCGTCGGCATCGGAGGGCGGCAGCAGGGCGACTCCTGA
- a CDS encoding Trk family potassium uptake protein: MARVNAASPAQVLVGGFASLILVGALLLTLPVSSRDGAPLPFLDALFTSTSAVCVTGLVVVDTHDQFSLFGQIVILLLIQVGGLGIMTMSTLIFLLLGRRVSLRNRLIIQEAMNHLTLEGMVRLVRRVLLVTMTVEGAGALLLAARWSFDMGFPKCLYYGVFHAVSAFCNSGIDLFGGFRSLSGYATDVWVNLVITSLIIVGGLGFSVVSEVVAHRRGTRLSLHARLVLLTTATLIAVGTIVIFLLEWDNPATLGPLGPLGRVLGAYFQAVTPRTAGFSTVSIGDMRAATQLFLVILMFIGASPGSTGGGIKTSTFATLLLAVRSVVRGKEDVEVFERRIPRRIVYRALAVSMISLALVVVMTMALSITRNDDLLSVLFEATSAFGTVGLSMGLTPNLTPLGKVLIMATMFAGRVGPLTVATAIAQRQHAANAVKYPEERIMVG, translated from the coding sequence TTGGCCCGAGTGAACGCGGCGAGCCCGGCGCAGGTTTTGGTGGGCGGCTTTGCGAGCCTGATTCTCGTAGGCGCGCTGCTGTTGACGCTTCCCGTCTCGTCTAGGGACGGGGCGCCGCTTCCCTTCCTCGACGCCTTGTTCACGTCTACGTCGGCGGTCTGCGTGACCGGCCTCGTGGTCGTGGACACTCATGACCAGTTCTCATTGTTCGGCCAGATCGTGATACTGCTCCTCATTCAGGTGGGCGGGCTCGGGATCATGACCATGTCCACGCTCATCTTCCTTCTGCTCGGCAGAAGGGTATCCCTTCGGAACAGGCTTATCATTCAGGAAGCCATGAATCACCTGACCCTTGAGGGAATGGTGCGCCTGGTCAGGAGAGTCCTTCTGGTCACGATGACCGTCGAAGGTGCCGGCGCGCTCCTCCTGGCAGCGCGATGGTCCTTCGACATGGGTTTTCCGAAATGCCTTTATTACGGCGTGTTCCACGCAGTGTCCGCATTCTGCAACTCAGGCATTGACCTCTTTGGAGGATTCAGGAGCCTCTCGGGGTATGCCACGGATGTCTGGGTCAACCTCGTGATCACCTCTCTCATCATTGTGGGCGGCCTGGGCTTCTCGGTGGTGAGTGAGGTCGTGGCACATCGCAGGGGAACCCGATTGAGCCTGCATGCGAGGCTGGTGCTCCTCACAACGGCGACTCTCATCGCAGTCGGGACGATCGTGATATTCCTACTCGAGTGGGATAATCCGGCGACCCTGGGGCCGTTGGGTCCGCTCGGGAGGGTGTTGGGCGCCTACTTTCAGGCTGTCACACCACGCACGGCCGGGTTCAGTACCGTATCCATTGGCGACATGCGGGCGGCCACGCAGCTTTTCTTGGTGATCCTCATGTTCATCGGGGCTTCCCCAGGCTCGACCGGAGGTGGGATAAAAACATCGACGTTCGCCACCCTCCTTCTTGCGGTGAGGAGCGTGGTCAGGGGCAAGGAGGACGTGGAGGTCTTCGAGCGGAGGATCCCCCGAAGGATCGTATACAGGGCTCTGGCGGTTTCGATGATATCCCTTGCCCTCGTGGTCGTCATGACCATGGCTTTGTCGATAACCCGCAACGACGACCTACTATCGGTCCTTTTCGAGGCCACGTCGGCGTTCGGGACAGTCGGCCTTTCCATGGGGCTCACGCCGAACCTAACGCCGCTCGGCAAGGTTCTCATAATGGCCACGATGTTCGCGGGACGCGTCGGCCCTCTCACGGTGGCAACGGCCATCGCTCAGAGGCAGCACGCCGCCAATGCCGTCAAGTACCCTGAGGAGCGGATCATGGTTGGATGA
- a CDS encoding arginine decarboxylase, pyruvoyl-dependent has translation MLPTPRKFTLVAGSSEGDTALTAFDKALLAAGIGNLNLLKVSSILPPGAEYMDALDIPPGSLTPTAYGSVTSDVPGERIAAAIGVGIVSGSFGVIMEFGGKCSREEAEDTIERMIREALAFRKMVPDKILIKGTEHVVQKIGCAFAGAALWY, from the coding sequence ATGTTGCCGACGCCTCGCAAATTCACCCTTGTCGCCGGGAGCTCCGAGGGCGACACCGCGCTCACTGCGTTCGACAAGGCGCTTCTCGCCGCCGGAATCGGGAATCTCAACCTCCTGAAAGTGTCGAGCATTCTGCCTCCAGGTGCGGAGTACATGGATGCACTTGACATACCGCCGGGTTCGTTGACTCCGACAGCTTACGGCTCGGTCACCAGCGACGTTCCCGGGGAGCGCATAGCGGCTGCAATCGGTGTCGGCATCGTCTCCGGAAGCTTCGGGGTGATCATGGAGTTCGGGGGCAAGTGCTCGAGGGAGGAAGCTGAGGACACCATCGAGAGGATGATACGCGAGGCTCTCGCTTTCCGGAAGATGGTGCCCGACAAGATCCTCATAAAGGGCACGGAGCACGTGGTTCAGAAGATCGGATGTGCCTTTGCAGGTGCGGCCCTCTGGTACTAG